The Hordeum vulgare subsp. vulgare chromosome 4H, MorexV3_pseudomolecules_assembly, whole genome shotgun sequence genomic interval ACGTCTGCCGCCTCAACCGCTCCTTGTACGGCCTCAAGCAGGCTCCCCGCGCATGGTTCGCTCGCTTCACGTCCTACCTTCTCTCCCTAGGCTTCACCGCCTCCAAGGAGGACTCCTCGCTGTTCTCCCTCCACCGCGGCACAGACACAGCATTCCTGCTCCtctatgtcgatgacataatcCTCACCGCCAGCAACACCACCTTCCTACAACGCATCATCTCCTCTCTCCATCGTGAGTTCTCCATGACCGACATGGGATCCCTCCACCACTTCCTGGGCATTAATGTCCATCACACCACCGACGGtctccacctctcgcaggagcaaTATGCCCTGGAGATCCTCGAGCGCGCCGGCATGCTCAATTGCAAGCCGGTCTCCACCCCAGTCGACACCACCTCCAAGCTCTCCGCCACCACCGGCCCTGCCTTCCACGACCCACCACTCTACCGCAGCCTCGCCGGGGCGCTCCAGTATCTCACTCTTACGCGCCCCGATCTGTCCTATGATGTTCAACAATGTTGTTTGTTCATGCATGATCCCCGGGAGGCTCACTACCAGATGGTCAAGCGGGTCCTCCGCTACGTTCGAGGGACTACCCACCTCGGTCTGCACTTCTTCCGCTCCGCCAGCAGCGACCTGACGGCCTACACGGATGCCAACTGGGCGGGCTGCCCCGATACCTGCAAGTCCACATCCGGCTTCGCTGTCTTCCTCGACAACAACCTTGTCAGCTGGTCTTCGAAACAGTAGAGCACTGTCTCCCGCTCTAGCGCGGAGGCTGAATATCGGGGCATCGCCAACACCGTCGCCGAAGCTTGCTGGTTGCGGCAGCTTCTCACGGAGCTCCGCCGGCCTCCGCCTCGCGCCACCGTGGTCTACTGCGACAACATCAGCGCCATGTACATGTCCAGCAACCCCGTCCAGCATCAGCGCACGAAGCACGTGGAGATCGACCTTCACTTTGTtcgggagcgtgtctctctcggcGAAGTACGCGTCCTCCATGTCCCTACGTCCTCTCAGTTCGCGGACATCTTCACGAAGGGGTTGCCTACTCGTGTCTTCGTCGATTTTCGTTCCAGCCTAAACGTCGGCGAACACCACGTTTCGGCTGCGGGGGGTGTTGGAAACATAATCCAGCCCCACCGTCAGCTCGAGGATAACTCTTGGGAGCGAGTCCTACGGCGCCTCACGCCCACGCTCCCACGCACGTCGACTCCCCTCTCGCATGCATGCACGGCGTGAGCGCTACGGTTCTGTTGtaactccctcctctctctcgttGTACCTCATGTGTATATAAGCACACCCATGTACATCAGATGAACATAGACAGAGTTTATCCATCTTACTCTACACTCTGATCAAACAGGTCTCTTTGGATGAAGGAAAGCATGTGCTGCATTGCTAGTGTCTGCACATCTGATCAAATAGTCTCTTTGGATGAAGGAAAGCATATGTTCTAGTTTCACCACTCTTTCATTTGTAATTTTGATAGTATGCATCACTTATATGTGTTATAAGCTTGTCAATATATATTGTTTTGTTGTCTTTCTTGAAGATACAAACGAAATGCTATCGAAATTTTGAATTGTATGTCATTTCATTTTTCATTCCATGCTTTCAACCAAACACCAAAACGGAATCAACCCGTTCTACTCTTTTACTTCTACCGAACACACAGGAATGGAGCGGAAATAGAATCATTCCATTCCATGACATTTGGTtccccaaccaaacacacccttatatGCCAAGGTAGCTAGCAAATGGTTTCCTATTCCATCTCAATATCTCATCCTCCTAAGTTATGTATACTTTCAACCCGATGCATATGCGTCTCGTCGCCAGCATGTTTTTAACTAGACATGTATTTGTTCCCACATGGTTGTCGACTGAGCTTTGCGTGATGAATgatgaaccaacatacaaaggagTCCTCAAAATGATGAATTACACAAGAACCAACATCCTAcgacaaatgttagaaatataaTTAGTACAAAACAGTCAATTAGCGATCGTAATTGCCAAACAAATAACTGAAGAATCCAAGTACTGATCAAGGATTTCACTCAGCATTACAATGAAGTGACAATGCCTTGGGTAAAGACCAAAGCTGCTTCGCTAATCTCGAATTCACAAGGCCACATCAGTTCTAGTACGTAACAAGCAGTTCGACACACAACCAACAAATAGTCTCACCACACACGCCAAGCACCCCTTGAAGATCCACCCTCTACAAAATCATCGTACACGTTGTCTGGGAACAAACCAAACGGCACAGGGTACCAACTTGGTATATAATAACGATGCCTTGGTTCAGGCCAACCGTCATTCACgctacaaaataaaaataaaaagaaaaaagaaaattagTGTCAATACCATATAACTGAATCAGATTAATCAATGAGACGGGTCTCTGTCTCAGCACCACCAAACGGTTCAAGCTTTCAGCTCTACGCCTTGTTTGGGAACAACTTTTATCTTTAATAAAAATATCAGAGGAATGGAACCTTAGGAAAATTTTCAAATTGTTCGAATGAGCCCTGAAATTTTAGATAGATGTTCTTCCTTCATTTTCTTGGAGCATTCAAAGCAACATTACACTCCCTTGGTCCCTACTCCACTCTAAGGTGCATCAGTAAGGCCTTCGGGTCTCTATTGTTGGCCTCTAGCTAACAAGCCATAGATTGGAGCCCCAATGAGGAAAAGTGAtaagcatcatgtcaactgtgcggGCCTATTTTCACATATATATATCCAAACAAGATATGCCTACATCGATGTTGTTGGGATGGTAAGGACGTGGAAATTGCAAACACTGCGGACATTGTTGGAACACAAAAACCATGTACACTACATGTAAATCTCAGGCATCGAAAAGAGCTTACGCAAACCTCAATATTACACCATGACAAAAGGTATTGAACATACCGTTCTTCACTGAAACGTCTCACAAGTTCCTGAATTTTTTCCCTCGGTAGGTACGGAGTTTCTTCATCATGGAAGAAATTCATGCCAATCAAATTCCCTCGAGCATCAATAAGAGGCCCTCCAATTCCAGCCTAGGACAAAGAAAAACATAAGTGACACCAGATAAAGGGGGTGCAAAAAAATATGATATGTGTAATTAATTACAGATTAAATTCAATACATTCAATGATGAGTTGATCATACTTCTAATACAAATAATTATTTTGCCACATGCGAAACATAGAAGGAAGATCAAAATATACATATACCTTGGTGATTTTACAAGTGGAAATCCTAAGCTCTTCACAAGCAAGTTTGCCTTTTCTGTCAATTAACACCCCTCTTGAGGCCATTAGTTTCCGATGTTCAATGAGACGCCCTACAGCTAAAACCTCGATATTGGGGGTGAATGAAATATGCCTCATCAATCCCACTGTGGTAGAGCAGCAGGAACCGATGATCTCTACAACCGCAACATTATAGCATAGATCATAATGTCTCAATGTCCCCGTGACTTGTTCTGTATTATTAAGGTACACTTCAATCTGCAATGATAAGGTTATAAACCGGGGTCATAAACGGACAAACAAAAGGCACAAACAATGATATGCACTACCAGTGCCAACCTGCAAGTTATCATCAATCCTGTTTCCATCGCCAGAAATTTGAACCAAACTTGCTGAAGTAAGAATTCTCACGGGATTACAGTCTATAATTAGGCCTGTGCAAGCAAAACATTTCGCCTTTCCTGCACacatcataatttggtctttaATAATCCGTGAAATAAGAGAAATAAAAGTGAGAATATCGCAACACAATCACCATTGAATGAAGCAAGTGAGACAACACATCCAGCCATAGTGTTTGCAACATCTTTACTGAGTGTGCTCCAGATATTGTCCTTGAATTCCTCTTGAAAAGAGTTAATCTCATGCATACCATCTGTTTAAAGAAACATAACATGTCAGTTGGCACTCCTCAAATAAAGTGGTTGCAGCACTAAAGGGGTACTGAAAAAATTAACAGCAGCTGGTAAGGGGCAAGTATCACATATTAAAGGTTCACTATAATGTTGCATGAGATATGTACAACAAGGTGAGTCAATTAGCAAATGTATCTTATCACTAAGATGCATGGCGCGCCTGGCACAGTGGTAGAGTCCTCCCACTTGTGGCCTGGAGGTCCTGGGTTAGAACCAGCTTTCCTTGCAGAATTACTGTACAAGGGGTAAGACCTTCTAGAAAGAGCCCTGCTACATGGACGATATGTTGCAGCCGACTTCCGACGCAAAATTACAGCCATGTTATCTCATTCGTTCAGTGGGCTACAGCCATTGATCATGGGTATCGTATGATTTTCGTCCGGCAACCATCGTGTGTGCAGTAATTCCGTTCTACAAATTAGATTCTCCAATCCCCACTTTGTGTGGGAGCTTTCAGCACTGGATACGCCTCTTCAAAAAATATATCTTATCACTAAGATGTTGAAGTACTACAAAAAGAAAGAAACTAACCTTTAGGCATGCCAGCAGCATTTTGTGTCTTGGTTGTGCTTGCTTCTTTTATACCAACAAGCACTTGATTACTTCCAACCCTGCACTTGGTACAAAAACACATCATGACGAATCCGGAAGCTGCTATACTCAGATAAATAACTGAGCCAATCGAGGGAAGTTGGTAACCACAACATCATGGCAAAGTGATGAATGTATCTGGTCAAGTCAAAATCCAAACGAAAAAACACGAAAATCTTGCCATCGGGGGCAAGGGGACCAAATCAATAATATGCCTTgcctccaaaccctagctcagcTAGGCTAGTTTGCCCATCCTAACAAGGCAAGGCTCAGCAAGACAACCGAGCAAGTCCTAACTCACCTAAATTTCACGAAACTTTTAGGGTTATGAAAATAGAGTTCGGGTATAGGGGTTACCTTCCTCCGGCCGGTTGACCACCGGTGGAGCGGGCCAGGGCGGCGCGCCCGTTTATAGCTTTTGcgtttttattgttttccttttcttcattttATTTCTGTATTTATTCATTTTATAAGTCAGTGAATGATAGTAAAAAAACTTATAAATCATGAATTCGAGAAATGTTCACGAAAAATAaaagttttgaatttttttttcaaaaactccCACGTGTTTTAAACATATTCACAAAATTAATAAACTGTTAGCATAATTAGCAAATGTTCGCGAGAAATTGATAGAGAATTTTCAAATTTTACAGAAATTTTCTATTTAGAAATTTCTAGAGATTTTATCACATATTATTAAATTTTTGCAATAAGGATCACGATTTTCCAAATGTATTTGAATTCTAAAACATCATATCCAATATGTAAAATGTTCGTGAAgttaaaaaaaacaaacaaaatattcatgattttaaaAACAATATATTTGTTTAAAAATAAATCATGAATTTCTAAAATAGTCTCAATTTCTAAAATGTTTTGTACAGGTTCATGAGTTTCAAAAATATTATTGAATTAAAATATATTCCTGGATTTTAAAAAGGTAAAGAAATCATGAACTTAGTGAAtgctttaaaaaataaaaatacccatGGGTTTAATGAATTTTTGCTAAATAAAAAAgtgttcatgaattttaaaatgTTTCCAGATGTCAAAACGGCTCACAAGATATGCAAATATTTGATTATTTTTTTAAAGTTCACATATTTGGAAAGGTGTTCGTGAAATTGAAATGTGAATTTTTAAATTATCCTTCATTGAGAAAATGGCTCCCAGAtttcacaaaaaaaatcatgaactcaaaaggaaaaaaaggtagAAGTTGATAataaagaataaaaatgaaaaatgaaaagaaaagcatactcccttcgtcctaaaattcttgtcttaggtttgtctaaaaatgaatgtatttaaatactaaaatatgactagatacattcatatatagaaatttctaagacaagaattttgggatggagggagtagaaaaATGAAAGTTTTGTTCTTACAAGCATGTTAACACACAACAACAAGCATTTTAATCTGCATTTATTAGGCAATTTCGAGTAAATTTAATATATCCCATCACCCACTTTTCTACAACTCTTTTACTACAATGAGTGATAGATCTTATTGGGAAACGCTTGCCTTCAGCCAACCGATCTTGTGTGACCGTCCGTCGCATCCGTGTTCGTCGGATATATTCTTGATTAGATGTCGAGAGTAACCCACTCTGTGTCCACATTTTTGCAACTAGTCCTATATTTCAGAAAGGGGGTTTGCAACTAGCCTTCTGTTGCAAATCATGCAGAGGCTAGATCCCGGAGTGCACAAACTAGGAAGGGAGACGATAGCCAAGCTGAGCGCCATCGCTTGTAGGTCATCGCCACCGAGCGCATCCATGTCGGATCTTCAACTTGAACATTCCCCTGATGGGATTCTAGTGCACCAGTCGGCCTACGTCTAGAAGGTGTTGGAAAGATTTGAATTTGACAAGGCATACCCTTCTAAGACCCTGATGGTCGGGAGGTCTTTACAGCCAGACAAGGACCCGTTCAGGCCTAGGAAAGAGGGGGATGAAACTCTGGGATCAGAGGTTCCTTACCTGAGTGCAATTGGGGCACTCATATACCTCGCAAATTGTACACAGCCAGACATTGCTTTCGCCGTCAATTTGCTTGTTAGGTACAATTCTGATCCTATCAAGAGACATTGGAAAGGTGTCAAGGACGTCTTCCGCTACATGCAAGGGACCAAAGATATTGACCTATTTTATAGAAGGAATCAAGACCTATCCCTTATAGGCTATGTCGATGCTGGGTATCTGTCGGACCCACATGATTGCAAGCCACAGACTGGATATGTTTTCCTTTGTGGTGAGGCTGCGTTCTCGTGGAGATACCAACCAAGCAAACACTTGTGTCAACCTCCACGAGCCACTCGGAAATAATGGCACTGTTCGAAGCGTCAAAGGAATGTGTATCGCTTCGACGGATGATCAGCCACATTCAGCAGACATGTGGGCTGAACACCGTACAAACCCCTATCATTATCTATGAGGATAATGTTGCTTGTGTTGCGCAAGTTCAGATGGGTTATGTGAAGAGTAACCTCACAAAACATATTAGTTCCAAGTTCTTCTATGCACATGAACTGCAATAGATGAACGAGGTGAGAATCTTGCATACTAAGTCGTGTGACAATCTTGCTAATATGTTTACTAAATCGTTACCGGCATCATCTTTGGAGAGGTGTGTGCGTGGAATCGGTATGATGAGACTTAGAGTGATGCAAGGTTCGGGGGGAGAAATTTCACAAATTTGTCGCTAAAATTTCGATCCCAATGATATCGTACTGTGTACTCTTTTCCCCTTGAGTGAGTTTTTCTGATGTTTCTCACCTAAGGTTTTTAAGGAGTCAATTCGTGCAATACAACAACGTATACTATGTGCTCTTTCTTTACATTTTTCCATTGATTTTTTTGGAGTTTTGAGACATGAATATAcggataatcatccaaagaggAGTGATGGGAAACTGGGCCGGCCCGGAAGGTCTCGCACGGTGAGGCGTGCGAGGCACGCAACCAGCCCCTCTCGTTCGCTAAACTCACGTTAGATGTGTACTTATCTCTTCACTGCATACCCTTATATAAGCAGAGGAGAGGCAATCATTGTAACAGTGTTAATCATTAATAAAGATTGATTCCTCCCTACGTCTTGTGTGTTCTACTTTCTGTGATTGTCTACATCGCCCGCTCCCGCTCCACAACATTGGACCGGACTCGCCGACACAAATTGCGGAACAAGCACTAGCCGTATCAGAACTGTCCAGCAGAATGGCCATTTCGTATCAAATgtcaaaatgaaaaatgaaaaatgaaaatgaaaaatgaaaaatgaaaaatgaaaaaaatcaaTGCACCAGCCGGGAATCGAACCCGGGTCTGTACCGTGGCAGGGTACTATTCTACCACTAGACCACTGGTGCCAGGATGACAAGGCGGTAGTTACAGACATATTTGTTAGCAAACGTAATTTACTGTAAGCTGGAAGGCAGCGAGCGATGTCGGCAGTTGCGAACAGCCAATACAGTACCCTACAGCTCTTTCATCTTGGCCGTTGGCCACATTTTGtttctctccctcttcctccacGAAAGCACGTACAGCAGCAGCGACGGACGCAACTTCCTTACTCGGCTAGCAACTACTCCACTAGCAGGAAGTGGCGGATCACACCACTGTAGAGCGCATAGGAATCCTAACAGGGGGAAGCAAGATAGGAGGCCGGCGCACCTGAAGCAGTACGTACGCACGTGTAGCTTTCGGCCCGGTCCGGCCCGGCCGTGTGAACACAGCAGCTACCATCGATCGATCCAACACGTCGCTGCAGCGCAGCGGGCGCTGACGCCGATCGATCTCGCAACCCCGGACAGCTACGCCTCGACGAATCGAGCATGCCGATCCACGGAGCTGACGGGCATATGCCTTGGAGTTTTCGGTACTTGGTGCTCGATGGTGCCGAAAGCAAGGGGCCACATCTACTGCTCCTGGCTATAAAATAGACGCGGGATGGACTTCTTAATTAATCTGCTTTCGGGATGGACATGACGTCTTTTAAATCGTGACGAAGGGAGTACTACGGTATGACTTTGAAGGATCTCGTTATGCTATGTAGTAGGTGCGGCCAGCGATTTGGGTGATTGATTATCTGGATGATGTTGTCGCGGTTTCATCTGCTCTGTAATCATAAGGCTTTATTTGATACAAGCGGATTGGGAAGGTTTGGGGAGCAGGGGATTTAGTGAATCCCTTTCTTTCATCCAATTCTTTCAAATCCTCGGGGCTTTGCTTCTACCAGTCCTTCGAAGAGGGTcgtgaaacacatggataggaagggattgaaggggaacgaaGAGGAttcggctaagcaaacccctcttaCCGAATGGGCGTCCTAGGTTTTGTGTAATTTTCTGAGCCTTTTGGTTATTTTCTTGTCGAAACCTCCTGAATTCCCACGTGCCAAATGAGGCCTAAGCGGGAAATGATTAGTCTGGTGTGAGGTGAGTTCATGGAAGAAGAATCCCGTGGATCATACCAACAGTATAATATAGACGACCGCCGCGACGAGTAAGTAACGCACGTATGTTCAGCCGTTCGCCCGTAGAACTATGCATGGCAAGCAGTGCAGTGACTGAGTGAAAAGTAAGTGCTCTCACCACCGCCACTAGCCGCTAGCCCGTAGAACTATTGGGAGTTGTACTACTGTATATGGCCTGCCACGTAACGGTGCTGACGCCGAGTGAAAAGCAAGCCCTCTGCGCCCGGGAGTAGGTCGCCGTCCGCTGGGGAACCGCCGGGATGAAAATGGCTGGCTCCTCGACCGCCCTAGTCCAACGTGGTGCTAGGTTCGGATTATACAACTCTCAATATTGATTGAATGCGTTAGAATTCGGGCGCGGAGGACATATACTCCGACTGAATGCTGATAGGAATTTAGAATCTTAGTGTATATTGATATGAAATATCAATTATATGGGCAGGGAAGAcccccctcaaaaaaaaaaattgcagcatgtatgcgtacgcatatcaatagccaatgcacacacatgtgcatgtttccagccaagtatgcccgcatacacatatcagtaggcagtgtacgggcacatgcatatccaaagattgtaatattcctgaagattaaagtccaagacaaaatcatgacgaagaagaaaatcaaaaaagaagacaatgccacctccattggcagccaagacacggtgtgcaaacctctccaacatgcactcaataccctagaaagaagggctataatgtctacaaagcctataaagcctagaaggcctaaaaactaggtgcatgatggacaaggagaaagaaggaggaaataatagaggaccttctcccggaagccatccaagaggtgctctcttgcctataaaaggaggagccttgctgcgaagagagacaccagacggagaagaaccagccacagatagagcacagagttgcaacccagctagcaagctctttgctcaagtagtagtagtagtagtacttccttatcgtgtaataaagagctataatatttagagcatttgtaagctcgcgaaggtagttagaaggtaatttctttatccttgtgtaaacccttcgggggttcccgaaagggaaaaccatatgtaaattatgttgtggaaatgatgtagtttcgtgttttcacttggtattttatttttgaatttatggaacgagttcttatgctagggatcctataggagaaaactctgccggtagttctctgtgtagccttttatggcatttgaatgagaaccttatggccgtagagaagtgttcccttcgggtggaactgcctgggaagacgataggaatttactccataaatttgcaattaaaacatcaagtgaacaaacttagctacatctgaaacaacataatgataaatatggtgagtactgagtaggatattacaccactgcgtacacctcagtcgtcttgttggcctcgacagcccctcaaagatcctgcaatataagcgaaataatttaaaaacacttcgtactaaaataatataaaataaataaataactttgtatttactttaatgactcgtatacgtaatcacgtatatcaacattaaaacctgaatttgtaacttaatatagtttagattaattttaaatattttaattatTCCGAATATTTTAAATATTCCGTATATTTGGTATCAGGTCCAGCGTTTTAAACATTGATAGGTTAAAGTATTTAAATTTAGAAGTTAGCGCAGGTAAGGTAATAAATACTAAAGAGAATATTAATATAAGGTGCAGAATAAATTCTTCTGAAGAGCATACCTGGCATACATCTCATAGCCAGCTAAATACAATTGTCGATTTGATATATAACTTTTACATATCTTGGGGGAAAAGACAAGATAATTTAGACCAAAAATTTGAGAGTTTATCCAAAGAATACCAAAAGCTTGCGGATAAATATTCTGGTCTGAACAATAAAATTGATCTCGCCTTACATAAGCTAGAAGAAGCAAAGGCCAGGCAGAACGTACTTTGCAAGAATAACGATTATATTAAAGAAGAAGTGTTGTCAATTGGCCGTTACCTAAGTAAAGGCAAAGACTCACTCCCTCGCACAGAAGCAAGACAAGATATACTCGATATAAAGAAGTTGCTACAAGAAGTTAAAACTTTGATTGTCTCATAATTATATGACTGAATATAGCCAAGCATTAAACGAAGTAGCCAAATACTTGTCACCTCCTGTAGGATTTTCTGATCACGACTCACCAAAAGAAGACTCTAAAATTATAATAAGACAAAATAATACAATTCTTCAGCTATTAATCCAAGTTTTAGACAAGCTAAAAAGTGTCCATAACAACAAAGAAATTGTGCTATCGTCATCTGGAATCGTAACATCATCAAGAAATATTAATTCAGAAAAATGGACATATCTAAAGGCTTCCTTAGAAGAGATAAAACCCTCCAATTAGTAAGGCAAGACTCAAGACCACTCGCAATGAAGCATAGATTATCATGTAAAGCCGATGATATTGATAGTATTGAAGAAGTTATAGATATTCAGAGAGACCTCGAAAGATATCAAAAGGATaccctaagaaaaataaaaccgcAACAGGTATATCACATGGGTATGTTTGAGAGTAAGAGCGGGTTATACCGAATATCTAGAGAAGTAGAACTAAGTGTGTTAACACACCCAGTTGATTTAAGAATAGT includes:
- the LOC123450856 gene encoding uncharacterized protein LOC123450856, producing the protein MDALGGDDLQAMALSLAIVSLPKKENNKNAKAINGRAALARSTGGQPAGGRVGSNQVLVGIKEASTTKTQNAAGMPKDGMHEINSFQEEFKDNIWSTLSKDVANTMAGCVVSLASFNGKAKCFACTGLIIDCNPVRILTSASLVQISGDGNRIDDNLQIEVYLNNTEQVTGTLRHYDLCYNVAVVEIIGSCCSTTVGLMRHISFTPNIEVLAVGRLIEHRKLMASRGVLIDRKGKLACEELRISTCKITKAGIGGPLIDARGNLIGMNFFHDEETPYLPREKIQELVRRFSEERVNDGWPEPRHRYYIPSWYPVPFGLFPDNVYDDFVEGGSSRGAWRVW